The proteins below are encoded in one region of Tessaracoccus aquimaris:
- a CDS encoding glycoside hydrolase family 36 protein, with the protein MRDPLPIHHDGRVVAGPSEVVSGVEESVIEAARIALLHGIAQGDVYRTGQNSWSPAGWRRIDEEPLRVLRADRLQTADDPAHHDVVRHHSSWMMVVTGESGSVLLGCMEGETPRLRADTDVLTGWTETGRPGTWVLLRGAEQDVLARYRALLADRYGAMTAEPGAVWCSWYSLYEGVSQALLDDIVPELPGLGFDTVQIDDGWERIVGDWQPNEKFPGGMRATADGIAQAGLRPGLWIAPFIALPGSEIVARHPEMLLRDGNGDLVRAGENWGSHYYTFDFTRADARDHLVETVRRVVKDWGFTYLKLDFINAGAVAGRRSVDIDREAAYRQAIATIRDAVGPDVFLLGSGAPIFPSLGILDAVRTGPDVAPLWSHFVVTEPTDALGRNALVNATNRLWLRGLIGLDPDVVYFQRRQNLLTPEQRQWLLDCATLSGFRAVSDLPDWLESVDRDAVRDYLASRPNTRQLSRYRYAIDERIVDFSAAVDGLPGPYPL; encoded by the coding sequence GTGCGCGACCCACTTCCCATTCACCACGACGGCCGCGTGGTCGCCGGGCCCTCCGAGGTCGTCTCCGGCGTCGAGGAGTCGGTGATCGAGGCCGCCAGGATCGCCCTGCTGCACGGCATCGCGCAGGGCGACGTCTACCGCACCGGTCAGAACTCGTGGTCTCCGGCCGGCTGGCGCCGGATCGACGAGGAACCACTGCGCGTCCTGCGGGCCGACCGACTGCAGACGGCCGACGACCCTGCCCACCATGACGTCGTCCGGCACCATTCCTCGTGGATGATGGTCGTCACCGGCGAGTCAGGCAGCGTGCTCCTCGGCTGCATGGAGGGGGAGACACCCCGGTTGCGTGCGGACACGGACGTCCTGACCGGATGGACCGAGACCGGCCGCCCCGGAACCTGGGTGCTGCTGCGCGGCGCAGAGCAGGACGTTCTCGCCCGCTACAGGGCGCTGCTGGCCGACAGATACGGAGCGATGACGGCCGAGCCCGGTGCCGTCTGGTGCTCCTGGTACTCGCTCTACGAGGGCGTTTCCCAGGCGCTGCTCGACGACATCGTCCCGGAACTGCCCGGCCTCGGCTTCGACACCGTGCAGATCGACGACGGCTGGGAGCGCATCGTCGGCGACTGGCAGCCCAACGAGAAGTTCCCGGGCGGCATGCGCGCCACCGCGGACGGGATCGCCCAGGCCGGCCTCCGCCCCGGCCTCTGGATCGCGCCGTTCATCGCGCTGCCCGGGTCCGAGATCGTGGCGCGGCACCCCGAGATGCTGCTGCGCGACGGCAACGGCGACCTCGTCCGCGCGGGGGAGAACTGGGGAAGCCACTACTACACGTTCGACTTCACCCGCGCCGACGCCCGCGACCACCTCGTCGAGACGGTGCGCCGAGTCGTCAAGGACTGGGGCTTCACATACCTGAAGCTCGACTTCATCAACGCGGGTGCGGTGGCCGGCCGGCGAAGCGTCGACATCGACCGCGAGGCCGCCTACCGGCAGGCCATCGCGACGATCCGCGACGCCGTCGGGCCGGACGTGTTCCTGCTCGGGTCGGGCGCGCCGATCTTCCCGTCGCTTGGCATCCTGGACGCCGTCCGCACCGGCCCGGACGTCGCACCGCTGTGGAGCCACTTCGTGGTCACGGAACCGACCGATGCGCTCGGGCGCAATGCGCTGGTCAACGCGACGAACCGGCTGTGGCTGAGGGGCCTCATCGGGCTCGACCCCGACGTCGTCTACTTCCAGCGCAGGCAGAACCTGCTCACGCCTGAGCAAAGGCAGTGGCTCCTCGACTGCGCCACCCTGTCGGGCTTCCGCGCCGTCTCCGACCTTCCCGACTGGTTGGAAAGTGTCGACAGGGACGCGGTGCGCGACTACCTCGCGT